A single genomic interval of Carbonactinospora thermoautotrophica harbors:
- a CDS encoding CaiB/BaiF CoA transferase family protein, translated as MTNGPLHGVLVVDLSRALAGPHAAMMLGDLGARVIKVEHPDGGDDTRGWGPPFVGPEDARESTYFLSCNRNKESVRLDLKSEDGWRLLTRLVERADVLVENFRPGVLDRLGFSFARLHELNPRLVILSITGFGHDGPEGGRAGYDQILQGEAGLMSLTGPGPDQPTRIGVPIGDLLAGMYGAYGVVAALYERARTGRGKVVRTSLLAAIVGVHAFQGTKYTVAGQVGRAQGNLHPSLQPYGTYRCKDGVIQVAVGSEGLWARFAPLIGLAPDDPRFATNAQRVERVAELTEVIERAFAARTVAELLAELLEAGVPAGEVRTLDRVYTWEQTRSQGLVIEVDHATLGRVQLPGPPLRFQDTDGREQRFDHQAPPTLGQHDAAVREWLGES; from the coding sequence ATGACGAACGGACCGCTGCACGGCGTCTTGGTGGTCGACCTGTCCCGGGCGCTCGCCGGCCCCCACGCGGCCATGATGCTGGGCGACCTGGGCGCCCGGGTGATCAAGGTGGAGCACCCGGACGGGGGTGACGACACCCGCGGCTGGGGCCCGCCCTTCGTCGGCCCCGAGGACGCCCGCGAGTCCACGTACTTCCTGTCCTGCAACCGCAACAAGGAGTCGGTGCGGCTCGACCTCAAAAGCGAGGACGGCTGGCGGCTGCTGACCCGCCTCGTCGAGCGCGCAGACGTGCTGGTGGAGAACTTCCGCCCCGGCGTGCTGGACCGGCTTGGCTTCTCCTTCGCACGCCTGCACGAACTGAACCCCCGGCTGGTGATCCTGTCGATCACCGGCTTCGGCCACGACGGGCCCGAGGGCGGGCGCGCCGGGTACGACCAGATCCTCCAGGGCGAGGCCGGCCTGATGAGCCTCACCGGGCCCGGCCCGGACCAGCCCACCCGGATCGGCGTGCCCATCGGCGACCTGCTCGCCGGCATGTACGGCGCGTACGGCGTGGTGGCCGCCCTGTACGAGCGGGCCCGCACCGGGCGCGGCAAGGTGGTGCGCACCTCGCTGCTGGCCGCGATCGTCGGCGTGCACGCCTTCCAGGGCACCAAGTACACCGTCGCCGGCCAGGTCGGCCGGGCGCAGGGCAACCTGCACCCGTCGCTGCAGCCGTACGGCACCTACCGCTGCAAGGACGGTGTCATCCAGGTCGCCGTCGGCAGCGAGGGCCTGTGGGCGCGGTTCGCGCCGCTCATCGGCCTGGCCCCGGACGACCCCCGGTTCGCGACGAACGCGCAGCGGGTCGAGCGGGTGGCGGAGCTGACCGAGGTGATCGAGCGGGCGTTCGCCGCCCGGACCGTCGCGGAGCTGCTCGCCGAACTCCTCGAGGCCGGCGTGCCAGCCGGCGAGGTGCGCACCCTGGACCGCGTCTACACCTGGGAGCAGACCCGGTCGCAGGGGCTGGTGATCGAGGTGGACCACGCCACGCTCGGCCGCGTCCAGCTCCCCGGCCCGCCGCTGCGCTTCCAGGACACCGACGGGCGGGAGCAGCGGTTCGACCACCAGGCCCCGCCCACGCTCGGCCAGCACGACGCGGCCGTGCGCGAGTGGCTGGGCGAGAGTTAG